From one Chthonomonadales bacterium genomic stretch:
- a CDS encoding heme ABC transporter ATP-binding protein — protein MRIVAHGLVAGYGAEPVLGGVSLRLEPGELVGLVGPNGAGKSTLLRALTGALRPSSGTVRIGEHPIETLGSRDVARLVAVVPQTEPRLFDFTVREMVLMGRNPHRRRGGDTEEDYAAVARALAAADILHIADRPVTALSGGEHRRVLIARALAQATPIVLLDEPTAHLDLVHQVDLLSVLRRLVDTEGTAVLAALHDLNLAADYCDRLLLIAHGRIAADGRPEEVLTPALLEASYGAPVQVLRSPVSGRPLVLAGAAEVGAAPETAPRVHLVCGGGTGLEALSLLRRRGLVVTAGVLNRLDSDQEAAEVLGVEHVAEAPFSPIGEQARAACAALIARADAVVIAEVAFGRGNLANLELAAEAARSGKRVFIVRPGAIGERDFTGGEASALVGRLRALGAIAVEHVDEAVTALRRAITQAQPAVQTREESREGTRGR, from the coding sequence ATGCGGATCGTGGCGCATGGGTTGGTCGCCGGCTATGGAGCCGAGCCCGTGCTCGGTGGCGTCTCGCTTCGCCTCGAGCCCGGCGAGCTGGTGGGCCTCGTGGGCCCCAACGGCGCCGGCAAGTCCACGCTGCTCCGCGCCCTCACCGGCGCCCTGCGGCCCTCCTCCGGCACCGTCCGCATTGGCGAGCACCCCATCGAGACCCTTGGCTCGCGCGATGTGGCTCGCCTGGTCGCCGTCGTTCCGCAGACCGAACCACGCCTCTTCGACTTCACCGTGCGCGAGATGGTGTTGATGGGCCGCAACCCGCACCGCCGACGAGGTGGCGACACCGAGGAGGACTACGCGGCGGTCGCGCGGGCCCTGGCCGCCGCGGACATCCTGCACATCGCGGACCGGCCCGTCACGGCGCTCTCCGGCGGCGAGCACCGGCGCGTCCTGATCGCGCGAGCGCTCGCGCAGGCCACGCCCATCGTGCTCCTCGACGAGCCGACCGCCCACCTCGACCTGGTCCACCAGGTGGACCTGCTCTCCGTTCTACGCCGCCTCGTCGACACCGAGGGAACCGCGGTCCTCGCCGCACTGCATGACCTGAACCTTGCGGCCGACTACTGCGATCGGCTCCTGCTGATCGCGCACGGCCGTATTGCCGCCGACGGGCGGCCCGAAGAGGTGCTGACTCCCGCCCTGCTCGAGGCGTCCTATGGGGCGCCGGTACAGGTGCTTCGGAGTCCCGTTTCCGGTCGCCCGCTTGTGCTGGCTGGCGCCGCCGAAGTCGGCGCGGCGCCGGAGACAGCGCCGCGCGTGCATCTGGTGTGTGGGGGCGGGACCGGCCTGGAAGCCCTCTCGCTTCTACGACGTCGCGGCCTGGTGGTCACCGCCGGCGTGCTCAACCGGCTTGACTCCGATCAGGAGGCCGCGGAGGTGCTGGGTGTCGAGCACGTCGCGGAGGCGCCCTTCTCTCCGATCGGCGAGCAAGCTCGCGCGGCCTGCGCCGCCCTGATCGCGCGCGCCGACGCCGTGGTGATCGCCGAGGTTGCCTTCGGGCGTGGCAACCTGGCGAACCTGGAGCTTGCGGCCGAGGCCGCCCGGTCGGGCAAGCGCGTGTTCATCGTGCGTCCGGGCGCCATCGGCGAGCGCGACTTCACCGGCGGGGAGGCGTCCGCCCTCGTTGGCCGCCTGCGCGCGCTTGGCGCCATCGCGGTTGAGCACGTAGACGAGGCCGTAACCGCGCTGCGGCGCGCCATCACGCAGGCGCAGCCGGCCGTCCAGACCCGGGAGGAGAGCCGTGAAGGTACTCGTGGTCGATGA